A region from the Desulfuromonas sp. TF genome encodes:
- the atpE gene encoding ATP synthase F0 subunit C: protein MEFFAWCMIAAGFGMAIGSFGTGLGQGLAIKSAVEGVARNPGASGKILTTMMIGLAMIESLAIYVFVVCMIILFANPFTAQVVELAAK from the coding sequence ATGGAATTTTTTGCTTGGTGTATGATCGCTGCCGGATTCGGCATGGCCATCGGTTCCTTCGGTACCGGCCTCGGCCAGGGCCTCGCCATTAAGAGCGCCGTCGAGGGTGTTGCCCGCAATCCCGGCGCCAGCGGTAAGATCCTGACCACGATGATGATCGGTCTGGCTATGATCGAGTCCCTGGCCATCTACGTTTTCGTCGTGTGCATGATCATCCTCTTCGCCAATCCCTTCACCGCTCAGGTGGTTGAACTGGCCGCGAAGTAA
- the atpB gene encoding F0F1 ATP synthase subunit A, translated as MIHPFLILQWLEEKLHLHLGEHVTYTWFVMIVLILLAFAASRAVKEVPSGLQNFMEVVVGGVENLIEETMGPKGKAYFPLIASFALFILVSNLIALIPGFYPPTANLNTNAALALTVFAMTHIIGFKEHGFSYLKHFMGPILVLAPLMFIIEIIGHLARPLSLSLRLFGNMYGHEIVLMIFFALVPFLLPVPMMLMGVLVACIQTFVFTLLAMIYIAGALEEAH; from the coding sequence ATGATTCATCCCTTTCTTATCCTGCAGTGGCTCGAAGAAAAGTTGCACCTTCACCTCGGCGAACACGTAACCTACACCTGGTTCGTGATGATCGTCCTCATCCTCCTGGCTTTTGCCGCCTCACGGGCAGTCAAGGAGGTTCCTTCCGGGTTGCAGAACTTCATGGAAGTGGTTGTCGGAGGCGTGGAAAATCTTATTGAGGAGACTATGGGGCCCAAGGGAAAAGCCTATTTCCCCCTCATCGCCAGCTTTGCCCTGTTCATCCTGGTTTCCAACCTGATCGCCCTGATTCCTGGTTTCTATCCCCCCACCGCCAACCTCAACACCAATGCCGCACTGGCCCTCACGGTCTTCGCCATGACCCACATCATAGGATTCAAGGAGCACGGATTCTCCTATCTGAAGCATTTCATGGGGCCGATCCTGGTGCTGGCCCCCCTGATGTTCATCATCGAAATCATCGGCCATCTGGCTCGGCCCCTTTCCCTGTCCCTGCGTCTCTTCGGGAACATGTACGGGCATGAAATCGTCCTGATGATCTTCTTTGCCCTGGTACCGTTCCTGCTGCCGGTACCGATGATGCTGATGGGCGTGCTGGTCGCCTGCATCCAGACCTTCGTCTTTACCCTGCTGGCCATGATCTACATCGCCGGCGCCCTGGAAGAAGCTCACTGA
- a CDS encoding ATP synthase subunit I: MKDKDEQLLEELSRRNWIILALLVLLSLLWRSVDVTLGVLSGGLLAIIGYLWLHRSLQLTLSEASQYTARGFKFSYLVRLGALTAALFLLIALAKVHPIALSAGLSVVVINILWITLKRSF, encoded by the coding sequence GTGAAGGACAAGGATGAACAACTGCTGGAGGAACTTTCCCGCCGCAACTGGATCATCCTGGCCTTACTTGTCCTGCTGAGCCTGCTCTGGCGTTCCGTCGATGTGACGCTGGGAGTGCTGTCCGGAGGATTGCTGGCCATTATCGGATATCTCTGGCTGCATCGCTCCCTGCAGCTGACCTTGTCCGAAGCATCGCAATATACCGCGCGAGGTTTTAAGTTCAGCTACCTGGTCCGGCTCGGCGCCCTGACCGCGGCGCTTTTTCTGCTCATTGCCCTGGCGAAGGTTCATCCCATCGCCCTGTCGGCGGGACTCTCGGTAGTTGTTATCAACATCCTCTGGATCACATTAAAAAGATCGTTCTGA
- a CDS encoding AtpZ/AtpI family protein, giving the protein MAEDRRQLIKSLGFLSSVGISMVASTLIGLGMGYYLDKWLGTSPWLTLVFLGFGVVSGFRNIYILTERELKRQEKENQKDGEGQG; this is encoded by the coding sequence ATGGCCGAGGACAGGCGCCAGCTTATTAAATCACTGGGTTTCTTATCCAGTGTCGGGATTTCCATGGTTGCCTCGACGCTCATCGGGCTGGGCATGGGGTATTATCTCGACAAATGGTTGGGGACGTCACCCTGGCTGACCCTCGTTTTTCTGGGATTCGGGGTGGTTTCCGGTTTTCGCAATATATATATTCTGACCGAGCGTGAACTCAAGCGCCAAGAGAAGGAAAATCAAAAAGACGGTGAAGGACAAGGATGA
- a CDS encoding RNA methyltransferase translates to MSIPSLSDVTVILVEPQSPGNIGMVCRAMANFGAADLRLVNPCHHLHPEARKFAVGASSLLGSASIFPDLPSAVSDLHMTIATTRRRGRLRGKLLDISAVPALRSELPPAARMGLVFGREDAGLTSEETALCSHAATVNTSAEIGSLNLAQAVLLFLYELARQPLTTSHLREIAEQGEVEPLFEQMESVLTRIAFLNSKRPENVMTPLRHILRRAELNRHEVRLLRGMWSQLAWSIRDWRGRKRGED, encoded by the coding sequence ATGAGCATTCCCTCCCTGAGCGATGTGACCGTTATCCTGGTGGAGCCGCAGAGTCCTGGAAACATCGGCATGGTCTGTCGGGCCATGGCGAATTTCGGCGCCGCCGATCTGCGCCTGGTCAATCCCTGTCATCACCTTCACCCCGAGGCTCGCAAATTCGCCGTCGGCGCGAGCTCACTTCTGGGTTCGGCCAGCATCTTTCCCGATCTGCCCTCGGCGGTCTCCGATCTGCACATGACCATTGCAACCACCAGGCGCAGAGGCCGATTGCGCGGAAAACTGCTCGACATCAGCGCGGTTCCGGCTCTGCGCTCCGAGCTTCCTCCAGCCGCCAGGATGGGGCTGGTCTTCGGCCGAGAGGATGCAGGGCTGACCAGCGAAGAAACGGCCTTGTGTTCCCATGCCGCAACGGTAAACACCAGCGCTGAAATCGGTTCCCTCAATCTCGCCCAGGCAGTCCTCCTTTTCCTTTATGAACTTGCCCGACAACCCCTGACGACCTCTCATCTGCGGGAGATCGCCGAGCAGGGTGAAGTCGAACCTCTGTTCGAGCAGATGGAATCGGTGCTGACTCGGATCGCCTTCTTAAATTCAAAACGCCCCGAAAATGTGATGACTCCTCTGCGCCATATTCTCCGGCGGGCAGAACTCAATCGCCATGAGGTGCGGCTGCTGAGAGGCATGTGGAGTCAGCTGGCCTGGAGCATCCGGGACTGGCGCGGCCGCAAACGGGGAGAAGATTGA
- a CDS encoding M48 family metallopeptidase — METEAFYYDGESSARSKVSLVLAGDNLHLRGADLDLYFPLAEIRISPPLASVRRSLYLPDGAVCEIAGGSFAASLEHRQGKGSFFSSLHRWEMNLKRAFAALAATISVLGLFIHFGLPILAKRAAFAIPPATEASLGIETLHILDRTLFEPTNLAENRQNELRALFAAIGTGLDDSDRAFALMFRRSRHLGANALALPGGTVVLTDELEKLAEHDEEIIAVLAHEIGHVRNRHALRQVIQSSTTGLIVATLTGDVFSATSLAAALPTMLADASFSRNMEREADDFAAAYLQQEGIPLDRFAAILLRLQESRGGASEHEDQGAGITDYLSTHPATAERIERLGLDGY, encoded by the coding sequence ATGGAAACTGAGGCCTTTTACTACGACGGGGAAAGCTCAGCCCGCAGCAAAGTCTCCCTAGTTCTGGCCGGGGACAATCTGCACCTGCGCGGAGCGGACCTCGACCTTTATTTCCCTCTGGCCGAAATCAGGATTTCACCGCCGCTGGCATCTGTACGCCGCTCGCTCTACCTCCCCGATGGAGCGGTTTGCGAAATCGCCGGCGGTTCCTTCGCCGCCAGCTTGGAGCATCGGCAGGGGAAAGGTTCCTTCTTCAGCAGCCTGCACCGATGGGAAATGAACCTGAAGCGGGCCTTCGCCGCCCTGGCGGCAACCATCTCGGTACTCGGGCTCTTCATCCATTTCGGCTTGCCGATACTGGCAAAACGGGCGGCCTTTGCCATACCGCCTGCGACCGAGGCATCCCTGGGAATCGAGACGCTGCACATCCTCGACCGAACCCTATTCGAACCGACGAACCTTGCCGAGAATCGGCAGAACGAACTCAGGGCGCTTTTCGCCGCCATCGGCACCGGCCTCGATGACTCAGACCGCGCCTTCGCCCTCATGTTCCGCCGTTCGCGGCACCTGGGCGCCAATGCCCTGGCCTTGCCCGGCGGGACGGTGGTCCTCACCGACGAACTGGAGAAACTGGCCGAACACGATGAAGAGATCATCGCCGTACTCGCCCACGAGATAGGGCATGTCCGTAATCGACATGCCCTGCGTCAGGTCATTCAGAGTTCGACCACAGGCCTGATCGTCGCCACCCTCACCGGTGACGTTTTTTCCGCTACCTCCCTGGCCGCAGCCCTGCCGACGATGCTGGCGGACGCCAGCTTTTCCCGCAACATGGAACGAGAAGCCGACGATTTCGCCGCAGCCTACCTGCAGCAGGAAGGGATACCGCTCGATCGTTTCGCCGCCATACTCCTTCGACTTCAGGAAAGCCGCGGCGGAGCCTCAGAGCACGAAGACCAGGGGGCAGGCATCACTGATTACCTCTCGACACATCCGGCAACGGCTGAGCGCATCGAGAGATTGGGACTGGACGGGTATTGA
- a CDS encoding DUF898 family protein, whose protein sequence is MNGLSITCPQCGFSRTVDMQRIPARAVRAVCPRCRQGFSFDRDDGRGDQAPKTAATSAEAVPPPPALLPAPPLETASLRRIPFVFTGNAREYFGIWIVNTLLKIVSLGLYSPWAKVRKRKYFYGNTLLDDAHFDYLADPLALLKGWLIGAGLFILYSVGTRFSPVLSGALGILFFLVLPWLVVRSRLFNNRNSSHRNIRFNFTPSYREAYTAFAWLPLMTPFTLGAIVPYTVYRQKRFLMEHNSFGLTPFAFDARSGDFYLVFVRAFGLLLLLGGLSFASASVLLPVLNTRVASAAAILPAFLPFLLMAGYLFLGLYVYVRLTNLTWNGTRISSHRFVSSLRVRDMAWLFASNALAVALSAGLLVPWATVRLARYRLGHLAIETCGELDLFRADNIGEVGATGEEIGDIFGVDIGI, encoded by the coding sequence ATGAACGGACTCAGCATCACCTGCCCGCAATGCGGTTTCAGCAGGACCGTGGATATGCAGAGGATCCCCGCCCGTGCCGTGCGGGCCGTCTGCCCCCGGTGCCGGCAGGGGTTTTCATTTGACCGGGACGATGGCCGCGGTGATCAGGCACCGAAGACAGCCGCGACATCCGCCGAAGCCGTCCCTCCGCCTCCGGCCCTTCTTCCCGCACCCCCTTTAGAAACCGCCTCGCTGCGGCGCATCCCCTTCGTTTTCACAGGCAATGCCCGGGAATATTTCGGCATTTGGATCGTCAACACCTTGCTGAAGATTGTCTCCCTTGGCCTCTATTCCCCTTGGGCAAAGGTGCGGAAACGGAAATATTTCTACGGCAACACTCTGCTCGATGACGCTCATTTCGATTACCTCGCCGATCCGCTCGCCCTGCTCAAAGGGTGGCTTATCGGGGCGGGCCTGTTTATCCTCTACTCCGTGGGAACTCGCTTCAGCCCTGTCCTGAGCGGGGCACTCGGGATTCTTTTCTTTCTCGTCCTGCCCTGGCTGGTCGTGCGTTCGCGCCTTTTCAACAACCGCAACTCGTCCCACCGCAATATCCGGTTCAATTTCACCCCCTCCTATCGCGAGGCGTACACGGCTTTTGCCTGGCTTCCCCTGATGACTCCCTTCACCCTGGGTGCGATTGTTCCCTACACGGTCTATCGGCAGAAGCGGTTTCTGATGGAACACAATTCTTTCGGTCTCACTCCTTTTGCCTTCGACGCCCGGAGCGGGGATTTCTATCTGGTGTTCGTCAGGGCTTTCGGACTCCTGCTGCTTTTGGGAGGACTCTCCTTCGCCTCAGCCTCGGTTCTTCTGCCGGTTCTCAATACTCGGGTTGCCTCTGCGGCGGCCATTTTGCCTGCGTTTCTGCCCTTTCTTCTCATGGCCGGATACCTCTTCCTCGGACTGTACGTCTATGTACGCCTGACCAACCTGACCTGGAACGGCACCCGCATCAGCAGCCATCGTTTCGTCAGCTCCCTGAGGGTTCGCGACATGGCCTGGCTCTTTGCCTCCAACGCCCTTGCCGTGGCCCTTTCGGCCGGACTGCTCGTTCCCTGGGCTACGGTGCGCCTTGCCCGGTACCGTCTGGGCCATCTCGCCATCGAAACCTGCGGCGAACTCGACCTTTTCCGTGCCGACAATATAGGTGAAGTCGGCGCCACGGGTGAGGAAATCGGCGACATCTTCGGCGTGGATATAGGGATCTGA
- the hemL gene encoding glutamate-1-semialdehyde 2,1-aminomutase: MNHSRSAALFAEAKKVIPGGVNSPVRAFKSVGCDPIFISRAEGSRIYDTDGNAYLDYVGSWGPMILGHCHPKVVEAIQEAARSGASFGAPTEKEIILAEMVCEAYPNIQKVRMVSSGTEATMSAIRLARGYTGRDKILKFDGCYHGHADSLLVKAGSGAATFGVPTSPGVPADFAKHTLTATYNDLTEVKALIAANKGEIACIILEPIAGNMGCVAPRPGFLEGLREICTAEGILLIIDEVMTGFRVAYGGAQERFGVRGDLVCLGKIIGGGLPVGAFGGRREIMEKLSPEGGIYQAGTLSGNPLAMSAGIATLSLLKEEGFYDGIEKKSAYLEKGLREAAAETDVPTSFQRVGGMFCTYFQAEEVFSFADVKPEAPQIFGRFFRAMLEEGINLAPSQYEAGFMSAAHSTDDLDKTIEAARKALKSL, from the coding sequence ATGAATCACAGCAGATCCGCGGCACTCTTCGCCGAAGCTAAGAAAGTCATTCCCGGCGGGGTCAACAGTCCGGTAAGAGCCTTCAAATCGGTGGGATGCGATCCCATCTTCATCTCCCGGGCCGAAGGTTCTAGGATATACGATACCGACGGAAACGCCTACCTCGACTACGTCGGTTCCTGGGGACCGATGATCCTCGGCCACTGCCACCCGAAAGTGGTGGAGGCGATCCAGGAGGCCGCCAGGAGCGGAGCCTCCTTCGGCGCCCCGACCGAAAAGGAGATCATTCTTGCGGAGATGGTCTGCGAGGCCTATCCCAACATCCAAAAGGTGCGCATGGTCTCATCCGGCACCGAAGCTACCATGAGCGCCATCCGACTGGCCCGCGGCTATACAGGCCGGGACAAAATCCTCAAATTCGACGGCTGCTATCACGGTCATGCCGACTCCCTTCTGGTCAAGGCCGGCAGCGGCGCCGCCACCTTCGGCGTCCCCACTTCGCCGGGGGTGCCCGCCGATTTCGCAAAGCATACCCTTACGGCCACCTACAATGATTTGACCGAGGTCAAGGCTCTGATCGCCGCCAATAAAGGTGAAATCGCCTGCATCATTCTCGAGCCGATCGCCGGCAACATGGGCTGCGTCGCCCCTCGCCCCGGATTTTTGGAGGGACTGCGCGAGATCTGCACCGCCGAAGGCATCCTTCTCATCATCGACGAGGTGATGACCGGCTTCCGCGTCGCCTACGGCGGAGCCCAGGAGCGCTTCGGCGTGCGCGGCGACCTGGTCTGTCTCGGCAAGATCATCGGCGGCGGACTCCCCGTCGGCGCTTTCGGCGGCAGACGCGAGATCATGGAAAAACTCTCCCCCGAGGGGGGAATTTATCAGGCCGGAACCCTCTCCGGAAATCCCCTGGCCATGAGCGCCGGCATCGCCACCTTGAGCCTGCTCAAGGAAGAGGGCTTCTATGACGGCATCGAAAAGAAGAGTGCCTATCTCGAGAAGGGCCTGAGGGAGGCCGCTGCCGAGACGGACGTTCCCACCTCCTTTCAACGGGTGGGAGGCATGTTCTGCACCTATTTCCAGGCCGAGGAGGTCTTCTCCTTCGCCGACGTCAAGCCGGAGGCGCCGCAGATCTTCGGCCGATTCTTTCGCGCCATGCTCGAAGAGGGGATCAACCTTGCTCCCAGTCAGTACGAAGCCGGCTTCATGAGTGCCGCCCATTCCACGGACGATCTCGATAAGACGATCGAGGCCGCCCGCAAGGCCCTGAAGAGTCTGTAG
- the rsxA gene encoding electron transport complex subunit RsxA: MVELLLILISAIFVNNFVLARFLGICPFMGVSKKVETALGMGMAVTFVMTVATVVTWFIQYYVLIPFGIEYLQTIAFILVIASLVQLVEMVIQKASPVLYQSLGIFLPLITTNCAVLGLAVLNIQKGYGFLEGVIFAIGAALGFTLALILFAGLRERIDLCPVPKSFRGAAIAFVTAGLLSLAFMGFAGLVKG; this comes from the coding sequence ATGGTAGAGCTACTTTTAATACTTATAAGCGCCATCTTCGTCAACAACTTCGTGCTGGCCCGCTTTCTGGGGATCTGCCCCTTCATGGGGGTGTCCAAGAAGGTGGAGACGGCCCTCGGCATGGGGATGGCAGTGACCTTCGTGATGACCGTGGCCACGGTGGTGACCTGGTTTATCCAGTATTACGTGCTGATTCCCTTCGGCATCGAGTACCTGCAGACCATCGCCTTCATTCTGGTGATCGCCTCGCTGGTGCAGCTGGTGGAGATGGTGATCCAGAAGGCCAGCCCGGTCCTGTACCAGTCGCTGGGAATCTTTCTGCCGCTGATCACAACCAACTGCGCAGTGCTCGGTCTGGCGGTACTCAACATCCAGAAGGGGTACGGATTTCTCGAAGGGGTAATCTTCGCCATCGGCGCCGCCCTGGGCTTCACCCTGGCGCTGATTCTCTTCGCCGGCTTGCGCGAGCGCATCGATCTGTGTCCTGTGCCCAAAAGCTTCCGCGGAGCGGCCATCGCCTTTGTCACCGCCGGTCTGCTGTCGCTGGCGTTCATGGGGTTTGCGGGACTGGTAAAAGGTTAA
- a CDS encoding RnfABCDGE type electron transport complex subunit B: MVEAVLSLGGIGFAAAVALGFAAKKFAVEVDPRELALLEVMPGANCGACGYPGCAGYAKAVASGQASPNLCTPGGKDVLEKIAHLMGVAAVSADPQVAVVLCQGDNALAKAKYRYLGVHDCNAAQKIADGPKECPGGCLGLGTCARVCPFDAIEITGEGLAVISRQKCTGCRKCVAVCPRQVIVMRPLDATVHVLCNSRDKGAAVRKYCQVGCIACQICKKTSPEAYVIEDFLARVVYEHHEQATAAVEKCPTKCIRDFTDGYPQGSTFAPPTVPVKGVAA, encoded by the coding sequence ATGGTAGAAGCAGTTTTAAGTCTGGGCGGCATCGGCTTTGCGGCCGCGGTGGCACTGGGATTTGCAGCCAAGAAATTCGCCGTGGAGGTCGATCCGCGGGAGCTGGCCCTTCTGGAAGTGATGCCCGGGGCCAATTGCGGCGCCTGCGGGTATCCCGGCTGCGCCGGCTACGCCAAGGCGGTCGCCTCAGGGCAAGCGTCTCCCAATCTGTGCACCCCGGGCGGCAAGGACGTTCTGGAGAAGATCGCTCACCTCATGGGGGTGGCGGCCGTCTCGGCCGACCCGCAGGTAGCGGTGGTGCTGTGCCAGGGGGATAACGCCCTGGCCAAAGCCAAGTACCGCTACCTCGGCGTGCACGACTGCAACGCCGCCCAGAAAATCGCCGACGGGCCCAAGGAGTGCCCCGGCGGTTGCCTGGGGCTGGGGACCTGCGCCCGTGTCTGCCCCTTCGATGCCATCGAGATCACCGGCGAAGGGCTGGCGGTGATCAGCCGCCAGAAGTGCACCGGCTGCAGAAAGTGCGTGGCGGTCTGCCCGCGTCAGGTGATCGTTATGCGGCCTCTGGACGCCACCGTCCACGTGCTGTGCAACAGCCGCGACAAGGGGGCGGCGGTGCGCAAGTATTGCCAGGTGGGCTGCATCGCCTGCCAGATCTGCAAGAAGACGTCTCCAGAGGCCTACGTCATTGAGGATTTCCTGGCCAGGGTGGTCTACGAGCATCACGAACAGGCCACCGCCGCCGTGGAGAAGTGCCCCACCAAGTGCATCCGCGACTTCACCGACGGCTACCCCCAGGGCAGCACCTTTGCCCCACCGACGGTGCCGGTAAAAGGCGTGGCCGCCTGA
- the rsxC gene encoding electron transport complex subunit RsxC, which produces MKLKTFPGGLHPPDSKAYSAHKAIETCPLPEELVIPLSQHIGAPAEACVAKGDAVKKGQVIGQSKGFVSVPVHASTSGEVIAVEPRPHPAGKALSAVVIRPDGEDAWVDGLLEADPEELTPDEIRERIRTAGIVGLGGATFPTHVKLSPPEGKTIDTLVLNGVECEPFLTADHRLMLEQTERVLDGVAILKKALGVKTVLIGIEANKPDAIAVMEKACAGKGIEVVPLEVKYPQGAEKQLILAATGREVPSGGLPMDVSVVVQNVGTAAAVSDAVRLGLPLIERIATVTGPCVAEPKNLRVRIGTLLSHMVGFCGGVTLDPAKIIMGGPMMGQTQLSLDVPAVRGTSGVLLLGESDVDARPEGPCIRCGRCVRVCPARIMPTTIAAYARLDMIDEAEAFNAMDCIECGCCTYTCPASLPLVQAIRYAKAAILAKRRKI; this is translated from the coding sequence ATGAAACTCAAGACATTCCCCGGCGGGCTGCATCCGCCTGACAGCAAAGCGTATTCCGCTCATAAGGCCATCGAAACCTGTCCGCTGCCCGAAGAGCTCGTCATCCCCCTGTCCCAACACATCGGTGCGCCGGCTGAGGCCTGCGTTGCCAAGGGCGATGCGGTGAAGAAGGGGCAGGTGATCGGGCAGTCCAAGGGCTTTGTCTCCGTGCCGGTGCACGCCTCCACCTCCGGTGAAGTGATCGCCGTGGAGCCTCGCCCCCACCCCGCCGGCAAGGCACTGTCCGCCGTGGTCATCAGGCCCGACGGTGAAGACGCCTGGGTCGATGGACTGCTGGAAGCCGATCCCGAAGAACTTACCCCTGACGAAATCCGCGAGCGCATCCGCACCGCCGGGATCGTGGGGCTGGGTGGGGCCACGTTTCCCACCCATGTCAAGCTCTCCCCACCCGAAGGGAAGACCATCGACACCCTCGTTCTCAACGGCGTCGAGTGCGAGCCGTTTCTCACCGCCGACCATCGGCTGATGCTCGAGCAGACAGAACGGGTCCTCGACGGTGTCGCCATCCTCAAAAAGGCCCTTGGGGTTAAAACAGTTCTGATCGGCATCGAGGCCAACAAGCCCGACGCCATCGCCGTCATGGAAAAGGCCTGCGCCGGCAAGGGAATAGAGGTTGTCCCTCTGGAGGTCAAATACCCGCAAGGGGCCGAGAAACAGCTCATCCTGGCCGCGACCGGCCGTGAGGTCCCTTCCGGCGGACTGCCCATGGACGTGAGCGTGGTGGTGCAGAACGTCGGCACCGCCGCCGCCGTATCCGATGCCGTGCGACTGGGCCTTCCCCTGATTGAGCGCATCGCCACTGTCACCGGGCCCTGCGTCGCCGAGCCCAAAAACCTGCGGGTGCGCATCGGCACCCTACTTTCTCACATGGTTGGGTTCTGCGGCGGTGTTACGCTGGATCCGGCCAAGATCATCATGGGCGGACCGATGATGGGGCAGACCCAGCTCTCACTCGATGTCCCCGCCGTGCGCGGCACCTCCGGAGTGCTGCTGCTGGGTGAATCGGACGTAGACGCCCGTCCCGAAGGCCCCTGCATCCGCTGCGGCCGCTGCGTGCGTGTGTGCCCGGCGCGGATCATGCCCACCACCATCGCCGCTTATGCCCGTCTCGATATGATTGATGAAGCCGAAGCGTTCAACGCTATGGACTGCATCGAGTGCGGCTGCTGCACCTACACCTGCCCTGCCTCCCTGCCGCTGGTGCAGGCGATCCGCTATGCCAAGGCCGCCATCCTGGCCAAGAGAAGGAAGATCTGA
- a CDS encoding RnfABCDGE type electron transport complex subunit D, translated as MEKQPYLSSSPHIHSGETTDKVMRAVIYALLPACAVSVYFFGLPAFTILLLCTFGCIGAEALCQKMMGQPLTIKDGSAALTGVLLALNLPPSAPWWLALLGAVVAIAVAKQVYGGLGYNPFNPALVARVVLLISFPVQMTTWTNPAPIGSGLDAVTTATPLGEWKTAVMLTGKLPETMQNGLGDYFIGYMAGSLGEVSALALLLGAAYLFWKRILTWHIPFSFLGTVAALSGIFWAIHPEKYPDPLFHLLTGGLILGVFYMATDMVTSPVTNRGMVVFGIGCGVLTVLIRLFGGYPEGVSFAILLMNAATPLIDRYTKPTKFGYVPEKA; from the coding sequence GTGGAGAAACAGCCTTATCTTTCATCGTCGCCCCACATCCACTCGGGCGAAACCACCGACAAAGTGATGCGGGCTGTGATCTATGCCCTGCTGCCGGCCTGCGCCGTTTCCGTGTACTTCTTCGGCCTGCCCGCGTTCACGATCCTGCTCCTGTGCACCTTCGGCTGCATCGGCGCTGAGGCGCTTTGCCAGAAGATGATGGGGCAGCCTCTGACGATAAAGGATGGCAGCGCTGCCTTGACCGGGGTGCTGCTGGCCCTCAACCTGCCTCCGTCGGCCCCCTGGTGGCTCGCCCTGCTCGGGGCGGTGGTAGCTATCGCCGTGGCCAAGCAGGTTTATGGCGGGCTCGGCTACAATCCCTTCAACCCGGCTTTGGTGGCTCGCGTGGTTCTGCTGATCTCCTTTCCCGTGCAGATGACCACATGGACGAACCCGGCGCCGATCGGCTCCGGCCTCGACGCCGTTACCACCGCCACCCCCCTCGGGGAATGGAAGACCGCGGTGATGCTCACCGGAAAACTGCCCGAAACGATGCAGAACGGTCTCGGCGACTACTTCATCGGTTATATGGCCGGCAGTCTCGGGGAGGTCTCCGCTCTGGCTCTGCTCCTCGGAGCGGCCTACCTCTTCTGGAAGCGGATTCTTACCTGGCACATTCCCTTCTCTTTTTTGGGCACAGTGGCGGCGCTGTCGGGAATCTTCTGGGCGATCCACCCGGAGAAATATCCCGACCCGCTCTTTCACCTTCTGACCGGCGGCCTGATTCTGGGGGTTTTCTATATGGCCACCGATATGGTCACCTCGCCGGTGACCAATCGCGGGATGGTTGTATTTGGAATCGGCTGCGGAGTTCTCACTGTGCTCATCCGCCTCTTTGGCGGCTACCCCGAAGGAGTCTCCTTCGCCATCCTGCTCATGAACGCCGCTACTCCCCTGATCGACCGCTACACCAAGCCGACCAAGTTCGGCTACGTGCCGGAGAAAGCCTAG
- a CDS encoding RnfABCDGE type electron transport complex subunit G: MKDIARLVLVLTLIAAGAGLILSLVETVTREPIAEQRRLQTLKALKAVLPPIDNAPDTDTVSLVAGKDRKGRDVERTFYRGRYEGSLAGVAFKVVAPDGYSGNIEIMVGVDEKGTVSGIEILSHAETPGLGDKIAHEGFKGQFKGQNLGSVDWRVKKDGGDFDQITGATISPRAVVGAVKNGLEFFGEHRQEIVSQEVQP; this comes from the coding sequence ATGAAAGACATTGCCCGTCTCGTTCTCGTTCTGACCCTGATCGCCGCCGGCGCCGGGCTGATCCTGTCCCTGGTGGAGACGGTGACCCGCGAGCCCATCGCCGAGCAGCGTCGCCTGCAGACACTCAAGGCTCTCAAGGCCGTGCTGCCGCCCATCGACAATGCCCCCGACACCGACACTGTCTCGCTGGTGGCTGGCAAGGACAGGAAGGGGCGGGACGTCGAGCGCACCTTCTACCGAGGCCGCTACGAAGGAAGTCTGGCCGGGGTAGCCTTCAAAGTGGTGGCTCCCGACGGCTACAGCGGCAACATAGAAATCATGGTGGGGGTCGACGAGAAAGGGACGGTAAGCGGTATTGAGATCCTCAGCCACGCCGAGACGCCGGGGCTCGGCGATAAGATCGCTCATGAGGGATTCAAGGGCCAGTTCAAAGGGCAGAATCTCGGCAGTGTCGACTGGCGGGTGAAGAAGGACGGCGGCGACTTTGACCAGATCACCGGCGCCACCATCTCGCCGCGGGCGGTGGTCGGGGCGGTTAAAAATGGGCTCGAGTTTTTCGGCGAACACCGTCAGGAGATTGTTTCGCAGGAGGTGCAGCCATGA